One region of Ornithorhynchus anatinus isolate Pmale09 chromosome X5, mOrnAna1.pri.v4, whole genome shotgun sequence genomic DNA includes:
- the BOLA1 gene encoding bolA-like protein 1, whose product MLTGRLCPGLRPPAGVVPGLRGAMSGGGAGGPVEAAIREKLRRALAPDVLELRNESDAHAGPPGRETHFRLAVVSARFEGLGPLQRHRLVHAALAEELAGPVHALAIQARTPEQWRADPTLGRSPPCLGGGKRTPEGGVS is encoded by the coding sequence ATGCTGACGGGGCGGCTGTGCCCCGGACTCCGTCCCCCGGCCGGGGTGGTCCCGGGCCTCCGCGGGGCGAtgtccggcggcggggccgggggcccggtggAGGCGGCCATCCGGGAGAAGCTGCGCCGGGCGCTGGCCCCGGACGTCCTGGAGCTGCGCAACGAGAGCGACGCCCACgcgggacccccgggccgcgAGACCCACTTCCGCCTGGCGGTGGTCAGCGCGCGCTTCGAGGGGCTCGGCCCCCTGCAGCGGCACCGCCTGGTCCACGCCGCCCTGGCCGAAGAGCTGGCCGGGCCCGTCCACGCGCTGGCCATCCAGGCCCGGACCCCCGAACAGTGGAGGGCCGACCCCACCCTCGGACGGAGCCCTCCgtgcctgggaggggggaagcggACCCCCGAGGGGGGCGTCTCCTGA
- the HJV gene encoding hemojuvelin, producing MGMGGPDPPRGSPPPERPSSPGPMAFLLLLLLLLCGHAEAQCKILRCNSDYVSATLALRTPPGSGPGPPAGVCDALRSYSLCTRKTARTCRGDLVYHAAVHGIEDLMIQHNCSRRGPTAAPRVRPRPPAPGPGPDPYLCDYERRFVSRHGRSPDYQHCAAFGDPHVRTFRHDFHTCRVLGSWPLLDNRYLFVQATSYPVARDANATATGKLTIIFKNMKECVDQKVYRAELGDLPAAFEDGSVDGGPRPGGGSLTIRAPAPGRHVEIRAAYIGTTIAVRQAGRQLSFSIRAAREVAGAFSEEQDLQLCVGGCPPGQRLSREDRPRRGASAVGPDAARALCRERLPVEDAYFHSCVFDVLASGDPNFTLAAHAALEDARAFLPDLGRLHLFPPDRAGGPLRPARPLLPLALGVSVSWCRF from the exons atggggatggggggaccGGACCCACCCCGGGGCTCGCCGCCCCCCGAGAGACCCTCCTCCCCCGGTCCtatggccttcctcctcctcctcctcctcctcctctgtggaCACG CCGAAGCCCAGTGCAAGATCCTCCGCTGCAACTCAGACTACGTGTCGGCGACCCTGGCGCTGCGGACGCCCCCCgggtccggcccgggccccccggccggggTCTGCGACGCCCTGCGTTCCTACTCCCTGTGCACCCGCAAAACGGCCCGCACGTGCCGCGGGGACCTGGTGTACCACGCGGCCGTGCACGGCATCGAAGACCTCATGATCCAGCACAACTGCTCCCGCCGAGGCCCCACGGCCGCCCCCCGCGTCCggcccaggcccccggcccccggcccgggccctgacCCCTACCTCTGCGACTACGAGCGCCGGTTCGTGTCGAGGCACGGGCGGTCCCCGGACTACCAACACTGCGCCGCCTTCGGGGACCCCCACGTCCGCACCTTCCGCCACGACTTCCACACCTGCCGCGTCCTGGGCTCGTGGCCCCTGCTGGACAACCGCTACCTCTTCGTCCAGGCCACCAGCTACCCCGTGGCCCGGGACGCAAATGCCACCGCCACCGGCAAG ctcaCCATCATCTTCAAGAACATGAAGGAGTGCGTCGATCAGAAAGTGTACCGGGCCGAGCTGGGCGACCTGCCCGCGGCCTTCGAGGACGGCTCGGTGGACGGGGGCCCCCGGCCGGGCGGGGGCAGCCTGACcatccgggccccggcccccggccgccacGTGGAGATCCGGGCGGCCTACATCGGCACCACCATCGCCGTGCGTCAGGCCGGACGCCAGCTGTCCTTCTCCATCCGGGCGGCCCGGGAGGTGGCCGGGGCCTTCTCGGAGGAGCAGGACCTGCAGCTGTGCGTGGGCGGCTGCCCGCCGGGCCAGCGGCTGTCCCGGGAGGACCGGCCCCGCCGGGGGGCCTCGGCCGTGGGCCCCGACGCGGCCCGGGCCCTCTGCCGGGAGCGGCTGCCCGTGGAGGACGCCTACTTCCACTCGTGCGTCTTCGACGTCCTGGCCTCCGGCGACCCCAACTTCACCCTGGCCGCCCACGCCGCCCTGGAGGACGCCCGGGCCTTCCTGCCGGACCTGGGGCGGCTGCACCTCTTCCCGCCGGACCGCGCCGGGGGCCCCCTccgtcccgcccgccccctcctcccgctcgcTCTGGGGGTCTCCGTCTCGTGGTGTCGCTTCTGA
- the SV2A gene encoding LOW QUALITY PROTEIN: synaptic vesicle glycoprotein 2A (The sequence of the model RefSeq protein was modified relative to this genomic sequence to represent the inferred CDS: inserted 1 base in 1 codon; deleted 8 bases in 7 codons) has product MDEAFRDRRHFMPTGQDIAKEREESQAAKEGWGGAWDRVQDDTRAAHYGRFEEGRGRRRRRGRRRSGGGGPGEPAPDEEGASSDATEGHDEEDEIYEGEYQGIPRAEGRGGPRGGGPGARGRPDGGVGGRRRRRRSWPQQYETILQECGHGRFQWDLYFVLGLALMADGVEVFVVGFVLPSAEKDMCLSDSNKGMLGLIVYLGMMVGAFVWGGLADRLGRRQCLLMALSVNGVFAFFSSFVQGYGTFLLCRLLSGVGIGGSIPIVFSYFSEFXAREKRGEHLSWLCMFWMIGGVYAAAMAWAIIPHYGWSFQMGSAYQFHSWRVFVLVCAFPSVFAIGALNHPAREPRFFLENGKHEEAWMVLKQVHDTNMRAKGHPERVFSVTQIRTIHQEDELIEIQSDTGTWYRRWGVRSLNLGQQVWGNFLTCFNPEYRRITLMMMAVWFTMSFSYYGLTVWFPDMIRHLPAEGYAARTKLFTRERVEHVTFNFTLENQIHRHGQYFNDKFIGLRLKSVSFEDSLFEECYFEDVTSSDTFFRNCTFINTVFYNTDLFEYKFLNSRLVNSTFLHSKEGCPLDVGNGDHAYMVYFVSFLGTLAVLPGNIVSALLMDKIGRLRMLAGSSVLSCVSCFFLSFGNSESAMIALLCLFGGVSIASWNALDVLTVELYPSDKRTTAFGFLNALCKLAAVLGISIFTSFVGVTKAVPILLASAALALGSSLALKLPETRGLVLQ; this is encoded by the exons atGGACGAGGCCTTCCGCGACCGGCGGCACTTCATGCCGACGGGCCAAGACATCGCCAAGGAGCGTGAAGAGAGCCAGGCGGCcaaagaggggtgggga ggtgcgTGGGACCGCGTCCAGGACGATACACGCGCCGCTCACTACGGGAGGTTCGAGGAAGGACGAGGACGAAGGAGGcggcgaggaaggaggaggagcgggggcggcggcccgggggaGCCCGCCCCCGACGAGGAGGGGGCCTCCAGCGACGCCACCGAAGGCCACGACGAG GAGGACGAGATCTACGAGGGGGAGTACCAGGGCATCCcccgggccgaggggcggggcgggccccggggcggggggccgggggcccgggggcgccccgacggcggggtgggcgggcggcgaaggagaaggaggagctggcCGCAGCAGTACGAGACCATCCTGCAGGAGTGCGGCCACGGACGCTTCCAGTGGGACCTCTACTTCGTCCTGGGGCTG GCCCTCATGGCCGACGGCGTCGAGGTCTTCGTCGTCGGCTTCGTGCTGCCCAGCGCCGAGAAGGACATGTGCCTGTCCGACTCCAACAAGGGCATGCTGG gactGATCGTGTACCTGGGCATGATGGTGGGGGCGTTCGTCTGGGGGGGCCTGGCAGACCGGCTGGGCCGCCGCCAGTGCCTGCTCATGGCGCTCTCCGTCAACGGGGTCTTCGCCTTCTTCTCCTCGTTCGTCCAGGGCTACGGCACCTTCCTGCTCTGCCGCCTGCTCTCCGGCGTCGG gATCGGGGGCTCCATCCCCATCGTCTTCTCCTATTTCTCCGAGT CTGCGCGGGAGAAGCGAGGAGAGCACCTGAGCTGGCTGTGCATGTTCTGGATGATCGGGGGAGTCTATGCCGCCGCCATGGCCTGGGCCATCATCCCCCACTACG GCTGGAGTTTCCAGATGGGCTCCGCCTACCAGTTCCACAGCTGGCGCGTCTTCGTCTTGGTGTGTGCCTTTCCGTCG GTGTTCGCCATCGGCGCCCTCAACCACCCAGCCCGAGAGCCCCGCTTCTTCCTCGAg AACGGGAAGCACGAA GAAGCTTGGATGGTCCTGAAGCAGGTGCAC GACACCAACATGAGGGCCAAGGGGCATCCGGAGAGGGTCTTCTCG GTGACGCAGATCCGGACCATCCATCAGGAGGACGAGCTCATCGAGATCCAGTCGGACACCGGGACGTGGTACCGGCGGTGGGGGGTTCGGAGCCTGAACCTCGGCCAGCAG GTCTGGGGAAACTTCCTCACGTGCTTTAACCCGGAGTATCGGAGGATCACGCTGATGATGATGGCCGTGTGGTTCACCATGTCCTTCAG CTACTACGGCCTGACGGTCTGGTTCCCGGACATGATCCGCCACCTGCCAGCA GAGGGCTACGCGGCCCGGACCAAGCTGTTCACGCGGGAACGCGTGGAGCACGTCACCTTCAACTTCACCCTGGAGAACCAGATCCACCGTCACGGCCAGTACTTCAACGACAA GTTTATCGGGCTGAGGCTGAAGTCCGTCTCGTTCGAAGACTCTCTGTTCGAGGAGTGCTACTTTGAGGACGTCACCTCCAGCGATACGTTTTTCCGCAACTGCACGTTTATCAACACCGTCTTCTACAACACAG ACCTGTTCGAGTACAAGTTTTTGAACAGCCGCCTGGTCAACAGCACGTTCCTGCACAGCAAGGAGGGCTGCCCGCTGGACGTTGGCAACGGGGACCACGCCTACATGGTCTACTTCGTCAGCTTCCTGGGCACGCTGGCCGTGCTGCCCGGAAACATCGTGTCCGCCCTGCTCATGGACAAGATCGGCCGGCTGCGCATGCTGG CCGGCTCCAGCGTGCTGTCCTGCGTGTCCTGCTTCTTCCTGTCCTTCGGCAACAGCGAGTCGGCCATGATCGCGCTGCTCTGCCTGTTCGGCGGGGTGAGCATCGCCTCCTGGAACGCCCTGGACGTCCTCACCGTGGAGCTCTACCCCTCCGACAAGAG gaCGACGGCCTTCGGGTTCCTGAACGCGCTGTGCAAGCTCGCCGCCGTGCTGGGCATCAGCATCTTCACCTCCTTCGTGGGCGTCACCAAGGCCGTGCCCATCCTGCTGGCCTCGGCCGCCCTGGCCCTGGGCAGCTCCCTCGCCCTCAAGCTGCCCGAGACCCGCGGCCTGGTCCTGCAGTGA